One genomic region from Rosa rugosa chromosome 1, drRosRugo1.1, whole genome shotgun sequence encodes:
- the LOC133727142 gene encoding uncharacterized protein LOC133727142 has product MKFVLDSPLEALAFDYVSFGLITVINSLWTWVAVVTAAVSFWRLRPRALEGLKFHSKDVVKSSNGCSSFPETSPPVTVEEESPSSVSAPSRAPVAVSSSGRFEDDGGLTKGVKFTLYFDEDANGDVGGEGELTAEETEESGGVNWWESGLRMRTGEKSWYRCQDLTVFNGNVVRLWDNNHGCRVNSPQRCVVW; this is encoded by the coding sequence ATGAAATTCGTGTTGGATTCTCCTCTCGAAGCTCTCGCTTTCGACTACGTTAGCTTCGGGTTGATCACCGTTATCAATAGTCTCTGGACTTGGGTCGCCGTCGTCACCGCCGCCGTTAGCTTCTGGAGGCTCAGACCTAGAGCCCTTGAAGGCTTGAAGTTCCACTCCAAGGACGTCGTCAAGAGCTCAAATGGGTGTTCTTCATTTCCTGAAACATCGCCACCGGTCACGGTGGAGGAGGAGTCACCAAGCTCGGTTTCAGCTCCATCTCGAGCACCAGTAGCCGTTTCATCATCAGGTAGATTTGAAGATGACGGAGGTTTGACGAAAGGCGTCAAGTTTACATTGTATTTTGATGAGGATGCAAACGGAGACGTTGGCGGTGAAGGTGAGTTGACGGCGGAGGAGACGGAAGAGAGTGGCGGTGTGAACTGGTGGGAGAGTGGTTTGAGGATGAGGACGGGGGAGAAGAGTTGGTACAGGTGCCAGGATTTGACGGTGTTTAACGGCAACGTCGTTAGGTTATGGGATAATAATCACGGTTGCAGAGTCAACTCACCGCAGCGCTGCGTCGTTTGGTAG